Proteins from a genomic interval of Micromonospora sp. NBC_00389:
- the malQ gene encoding 4-alpha-glucanotransferase yields the protein MNRRLVALANAHGVSTWYEDWRHRRVEVAPETVVGVLGLLGVDATNPAAIADALTAARAVDRAALPETVVLTHGATRVLPGPGVVTLEDGGHRAVDGELPADLPLGWHRLACAGREATLVVVPRRLPVPPRTWGWMLQLYALTSERSWGMGDLGDLAEFTGWAGATGAGLVLLNPLHAVGPAHPVAASPYSPASRRFVNPLYLRVSETAAYRAADPATRAVVDALRPDRGDLIDYDEVWTAKRHALELLHPYAQPVDLGADPALTTFATWCALAERHGNDWRAWPAELHHPDAPAVAEQRRQLADRVAFHAWLQHLCDEQLDAVTAAARAAGMLVGVVHDLAVGIDPGGADGWQLADVLAQGVRVGAPPDDFNQLGQDWGLAAWRPDRLAATGYAAYRDMLRRTLRHAGGLRVDHVAGLWRLWWVPPGAGAAEGTYVRYDAEAMLGILALEAHRAGAVVVGEDLGTVQPAVTRGLRGRNMLGSTVLWFARDDDGDFVPPTRWPRNALATISTHDLPTAPGFLTGEHVRVRDELKLLGADVAVERARADADRERLLTMLRAEALLPDTAAPDDGEVVVAMHAALAASPTRLLGVSLYDVLGEVRQPNMPGTVDEYPNWRLPLPATVAEICADPRVARVVDVLTAARPRPASPDED from the coding sequence ATGAACCGACGACTGGTCGCGCTGGCCAACGCGCACGGCGTGTCCACCTGGTACGAGGACTGGCGGCACCGGCGCGTCGAGGTCGCGCCGGAGACCGTCGTCGGCGTGCTCGGCCTCCTCGGCGTGGATGCCACCAACCCGGCGGCCATCGCCGACGCGCTCACCGCCGCCCGCGCGGTCGACCGGGCCGCCCTGCCGGAGACGGTGGTGCTCACCCACGGCGCCACTCGGGTGCTTCCCGGCCCGGGCGTGGTGACCCTGGAGGACGGTGGCCACCGCGCGGTCGACGGCGAGCTGCCGGCGGACCTGCCGCTGGGCTGGCACCGGCTGGCCTGCGCCGGCCGGGAGGCGACGCTGGTGGTGGTGCCCCGCCGGCTGCCCGTGCCGCCGCGCACCTGGGGCTGGATGCTTCAGCTCTACGCGCTCACCTCGGAACGCTCCTGGGGCATGGGCGACCTCGGTGACCTGGCCGAGTTCACCGGTTGGGCCGGTGCCACCGGCGCGGGGCTGGTGTTGCTCAACCCACTGCACGCGGTCGGGCCGGCGCATCCGGTCGCCGCTTCACCGTATTCGCCGGCCAGTCGGCGCTTCGTCAACCCGCTCTACCTGCGGGTCAGCGAGACCGCCGCGTACCGGGCAGCCGACCCGGCGACCCGGGCGGTGGTTGACGCGCTGCGCCCCGACCGGGGCGACCTGATCGACTACGACGAGGTGTGGACCGCCAAGCGGCACGCCCTGGAGCTGCTGCATCCGTACGCCCAGCCGGTGGACCTGGGCGCGGACCCGGCGCTGACGACGTTCGCCACCTGGTGCGCGTTGGCCGAGCGGCACGGGAACGACTGGCGGGCCTGGCCGGCGGAGCTGCACCACCCGGACGCCCCGGCGGTCGCTGAGCAGCGCCGCCAGCTCGCCGACCGGGTGGCCTTCCACGCCTGGCTGCAACACCTGTGCGACGAGCAGCTCGACGCCGTCACGGCGGCGGCCCGGGCGGCCGGGATGCTGGTCGGCGTGGTGCACGACCTGGCCGTCGGCATCGACCCGGGTGGCGCGGACGGCTGGCAGCTCGCCGACGTGCTGGCCCAAGGCGTGCGGGTCGGCGCCCCGCCGGACGACTTCAACCAGCTCGGCCAGGACTGGGGGCTTGCCGCGTGGCGCCCGGACCGGCTCGCCGCCACCGGTTACGCGGCCTACCGGGACATGCTGCGGCGGACCCTGCGGCACGCCGGTGGCCTGCGGGTCGATCATGTCGCCGGGCTGTGGCGGCTGTGGTGGGTGCCGCCGGGTGCCGGGGCCGCCGAGGGCACCTACGTCCGCTACGACGCCGAGGCGATGCTCGGCATCCTCGCGCTGGAGGCCCACCGGGCCGGGGCGGTGGTGGTCGGCGAAGACCTTGGCACCGTCCAGCCGGCGGTGACCCGGGGGCTGCGCGGGCGGAACATGCTCGGCTCGACCGTGCTGTGGTTCGCCAGGGACGACGACGGCGACTTCGTTCCGCCGACCCGCTGGCCGCGCAACGCGCTGGCCACGATCTCCACCCACGACCTGCCGACCGCTCCCGGCTTCCTGACCGGCGAGCACGTCCGGGTACGCGACGAGTTGAAGCTGCTCGGCGCCGACGTGGCGGTGGAGCGGGCCCGGGCCGACGCGGACCGGGAGCGGCTGCTGACGATGCTGCGTGCCGAGGCGCTGCTGCCCGACACGGCCGCGCCGGATGACGGCGAGGTGGTGGTGGCGATGCACGCCGCGCTCGCGGCCAGCCCGACCCGACTGCTCGGCGTCTCCCTCTACGACGTGCTGGGCGAGGTGCGTCAGCCGAACATGCCGGGGACGGTGGACGAGTATCCGAACTGGCGGCTGCCGTTGCCGGCGACCGTGGCGGAGATCTGTGCGGACCCCCGGGTGGCCCGGGTCGTCGACGTGCTGACCGCGGCCCGCCCGCGACCTGCCAGCCCGGACGAGGACTGA
- a CDS encoding ABC transporter ATP-binding protein produces MADIVLDKVSKKFPDGTVAVQDVDLEIADGEFVILVGPSGCGKSTTLNMIAGLEDISSGELRIGGQRVNDKAPRDRDIAMVFQSYALYPNMTVRENMAFPLRLAKLDKEAINQKVDEAAKVLELTPLLDRRPANLSGGQRQRVAMGRAIVRQPKAFLMDEPLSNLDAKLRVQMRTVVSRLQKQLGTTTVYVTHDQTEAMTLGDRVVIMRGGAVQQVGPPQELYDHPRNLFVAGFIGSPSMNFLHAVVQDGGLRTALGDVPLGDRVRRELEAADAPRELILGVRPEHFEDAELVDEDTRRRGLEFEAPVEIVESMGSDKYVYFTVEGEKASAAELEELAADAGSADFSGAGSNLVTRLSAESPVAEGQSRRVWFNLEKIHLFDPANGRNLTLHEGRAAGALAD; encoded by the coding sequence GTGGCTGACATCGTGCTCGACAAGGTGAGCAAGAAGTTCCCGGACGGGACCGTCGCCGTGCAGGACGTCGACCTGGAGATCGCCGACGGCGAGTTCGTCATCCTGGTCGGCCCCTCGGGCTGCGGCAAGTCCACCACCCTCAACATGATCGCCGGGCTGGAGGACATCAGCTCCGGCGAGCTGCGCATCGGCGGTCAACGGGTCAACGACAAGGCCCCCCGGGACCGGGACATCGCCATGGTGTTCCAGTCGTACGCGCTGTACCCGAACATGACCGTGCGGGAGAACATGGCCTTCCCGCTGCGGCTGGCGAAGCTGGACAAGGAGGCCATCAACCAGAAGGTCGACGAGGCGGCCAAGGTGTTGGAGCTGACCCCGCTGCTGGACCGCAGGCCGGCCAACCTCTCCGGTGGGCAGCGCCAGCGGGTGGCGATGGGTCGGGCGATCGTCCGGCAGCCGAAGGCGTTCCTGATGGACGAGCCGCTGTCCAACCTGGACGCCAAGCTGCGGGTGCAGATGCGCACGGTGGTGTCCCGGTTGCAGAAGCAGCTCGGCACCACCACCGTCTACGTCACGCACGACCAGACCGAGGCGATGACCCTCGGTGACCGGGTTGTGATCATGCGCGGCGGTGCGGTGCAGCAGGTCGGCCCGCCGCAGGAGCTCTACGACCACCCGCGCAACCTCTTCGTGGCCGGCTTCATCGGCTCGCCGTCGATGAACTTCCTGCACGCCGTCGTGCAGGACGGCGGGTTGCGTACCGCGTTGGGCGACGTGCCGCTCGGCGATCGGGTCCGCCGGGAACTGGAGGCGGCCGACGCGCCGCGTGAGCTGATCCTCGGTGTCCGCCCCGAGCACTTCGAGGACGCCGAGTTGGTCGACGAGGACACCCGCCGCCGGGGCCTGGAGTTCGAGGCTCCGGTGGAGATCGTCGAGTCGATGGGCTCGGACAAGTACGTCTACTTCACCGTGGAGGGAGAGAAGGCCAGCGCCGCCGAGCTGGAGGAGTTGGCCGCCGACGCGGGCTCAGCCGACTTCAGCGGCGCCGGCAGCAACCTGGTCACCCGGCTGTCGGCCGAGTCCCCGGTGGCCGAGGGGCAGTCGCGCCGGGTCTGGTTCAACCTGGAGAAGATCCACCTGTTCGACCCGGCCAACGGGCGCAACCTCACCCTGCACGAGGGCCGGGCGGCCGGCGCGCTCGCCGACTGA
- a CDS encoding carbohydrate ABC transporter permease, translating into MATGTETTTRARLRWGLLDVLVVVFALVPVLWIASLSFKTPATLTDGNFIPREWTLDNYGTIFDTDQFVRALVNSIGIALIATLIAVVLGAMAAYAISRLDFPGKRVLVGVSLLIAMFPQVSLVSPLFEIERQLGLFDTWPGLILPYITFALPLAIYTLSAFFKQIPWDLEKAAKMDGATQGQAFRRVIAPLAAPGLFTTAILVFIFCWNDFLFAITLTSTERARTVPVALSFFTGESQFEDPTGAICAAAVVITIPIILFVLFFQRRIVSGLTSGAVKG; encoded by the coding sequence ATGGCCACCGGTACCGAAACCACCACCCGCGCCCGGCTGCGCTGGGGCCTGTTGGACGTCCTCGTGGTCGTCTTCGCGCTGGTCCCGGTGCTGTGGATCGCGTCGCTGTCGTTCAAGACGCCGGCCACCCTCACCGACGGGAACTTCATCCCCCGGGAGTGGACGCTGGACAACTATGGGACGATCTTCGACACCGACCAGTTCGTCCGCGCGCTGGTCAACTCGATCGGCATCGCGCTGATCGCCACGCTGATCGCGGTAGTGCTCGGCGCGATGGCGGCGTACGCGATCAGCCGACTGGACTTCCCCGGCAAGCGGGTGCTGGTCGGCGTCTCCCTGTTGATCGCGATGTTCCCGCAGGTGTCGCTGGTGTCGCCGCTGTTCGAGATCGAGCGGCAGCTCGGCCTCTTCGACACCTGGCCCGGGCTGATCCTGCCGTACATCACCTTCGCGCTGCCGCTGGCGATCTACACGCTGTCGGCGTTCTTCAAGCAGATCCCGTGGGACCTGGAGAAGGCGGCGAAGATGGACGGCGCCACCCAGGGTCAGGCGTTCCGGCGGGTCATCGCCCCGCTGGCCGCCCCCGGGCTGTTCACCACGGCGATCCTGGTCTTCATCTTCTGCTGGAACGACTTCCTGTTCGCCATCACGCTGACCTCCACCGAGCGGGCTCGTACGGTGCCGGTCGCGCTGTCGTTCTTCACCGGCGAGTCGCAGTTCGAGGACCCGACCGGGGCGATCTGCGCCGCCGCCGTGGTGATCACCATTCCGATCATTCTGTTCGTCCTCTTCTTCCAGCGCCGCATCGTGTCCGGCCTGACCTCCGGCGCAGTCAAGGGATAG
- a CDS encoding carbohydrate ABC transporter permease, with translation MSLPATPTGADVTAEETTRATDRHATVPTQRTGRRKAPLSENKKAERKLGWLLCAPAALVMVAVTAYPIIYSVWLSLQRFDLRFPDQREFIGLENYVTVLTNEFWWTAFGVTMLITVVTVAVELVLGMGLALIMHRTLVGRGIVRTAALIPYGIVTVVAAFSWRYAWTPGTGYLADLFSDGAPLTERASSLAIIMLAEIWKTTPFMALLLMAGLALVPEDLLKAASTDGATAWQRFTKVMLPVMKPAILVALLFRTLDAFRVFDNIFVLTAGGNETSSVSMLAYNNLIRGLNLGIGSTMSVLIFITVAIIAFVFVKLFGTAAPGSDDGERR, from the coding sequence GTGAGCCTGCCCGCCACGCCGACCGGGGCGGACGTGACCGCCGAGGAGACCACCCGCGCCACCGACCGCCACGCCACCGTCCCCACCCAGCGCACCGGCCGTCGCAAGGCGCCGCTGAGCGAGAACAAGAAGGCCGAACGCAAGCTCGGCTGGCTGCTCTGCGCGCCCGCCGCGCTGGTCATGGTCGCGGTGACCGCGTACCCGATCATCTATTCGGTCTGGCTGTCGCTCCAGCGCTTCGACCTGCGCTTTCCCGACCAGCGCGAGTTCATCGGGCTGGAGAACTACGTCACGGTGCTCACCAACGAGTTCTGGTGGACCGCGTTCGGGGTGACCATGCTGATCACGGTGGTCACCGTGGCCGTCGAGCTGGTGCTCGGCATGGGACTGGCGCTGATCATGCACCGCACGCTGGTCGGGCGGGGCATCGTGCGGACCGCGGCGCTGATCCCGTACGGGATCGTCACCGTGGTCGCCGCGTTCTCCTGGCGGTACGCCTGGACGCCGGGCACCGGCTACCTGGCCGACCTGTTCAGCGACGGCGCGCCGCTCACCGAGCGGGCCAGCTCGCTGGCGATCATCATGCTCGCGGAGATCTGGAAGACCACCCCGTTCATGGCGCTGCTGCTGATGGCCGGGCTGGCGCTGGTCCCGGAGGACCTGCTCAAGGCCGCGTCCACCGACGGCGCGACCGCCTGGCAGCGGTTCACCAAGGTGATGCTGCCGGTGATGAAGCCCGCGATCCTGGTCGCGCTGCTGTTCCGCACCCTGGACGCGTTCCGGGTCTTCGACAACATCTTCGTGCTGACCGCCGGCGGCAACGAGACCTCGTCGGTGTCGATGCTCGCCTACAACAACCTGATCCGGGGCCTGAACCTCGGCATCGGCTCGACGATGTCGGTGCTGATCTTCATCACCGTGGCGATCATCGCCTTCGTCTTCGTGAAGCTGTTCGGCACCGCTGCCCCGGGCAGCGACGACGGGGAGAGGCGCTGA
- a CDS encoding ABC transporter substrate-binding protein, giving the protein MNDPDEARRRRRPRVRVVAAAAALTLVAPLAACGSGDAGGPPTLNLYYPPEQNLQKVVDDCNAQAQGRYKIAYRVLPRQADEQRVQMVRRLAAEDTGMDLLGLDVTWTQEFASADWIREWTGQDKAEVEQGTLAGPLDTARYEDKLYAAPKNTNVQLLWYRKDLVPQPPTTWDQMITAAQQLKDQDKPYQVLTMGAQYEGLVVLYNTLAESAGGNILNDDGTQAVMDAGTVRALEQLQRFATSGVTSPSFSNATEDPVRLEFESGAGAFQVNWPFVYPALQEANPELAKQVGWARMPGIDENTPSKVTIGGVNMAVSSYSKHPELSFEAARCIRNAEHQKFSAINDGVPPTIEAVYDEPEMVEAYPMKDTILEELKEPATRPLTPAYQSISTVMSAILSPPSAIRPQKTADELRGAIADALQSKGVLP; this is encoded by the coding sequence ATGAACGACCCTGACGAGGCCCGACGTCGACGGCGACCACGGGTCCGCGTGGTGGCGGCTGCCGCCGCGTTGACGCTGGTGGCGCCCTTGGCCGCCTGTGGTTCCGGTGACGCTGGTGGCCCACCGACGCTCAACCTGTACTACCCGCCGGAACAGAACCTGCAGAAGGTCGTCGACGACTGCAACGCGCAGGCCCAGGGGCGGTACAAGATCGCCTACCGGGTGCTGCCCCGACAGGCCGACGAGCAACGCGTGCAGATGGTGCGTCGGCTGGCCGCCGAGGACACCGGCATGGACCTGCTCGGTCTGGATGTCACCTGGACCCAGGAGTTCGCCAGCGCCGACTGGATCCGCGAGTGGACCGGCCAGGACAAGGCCGAGGTCGAGCAGGGCACCCTCGCCGGGCCGCTGGACACCGCCCGCTACGAGGACAAGCTGTACGCCGCGCCGAAGAACACCAACGTCCAGCTGCTCTGGTACCGCAAGGACCTGGTGCCGCAGCCGCCGACCACCTGGGACCAGATGATCACGGCCGCGCAGCAGCTCAAGGACCAGGACAAGCCCTACCAGGTGCTCACCATGGGCGCCCAGTACGAGGGCCTGGTCGTCCTCTACAACACCCTGGCCGAGAGCGCCGGTGGAAACATCCTCAACGACGACGGTACGCAGGCCGTGATGGACGCCGGCACGGTCCGGGCGCTGGAGCAGTTGCAGCGCTTCGCCACGTCGGGCGTGACCTCGCCGTCGTTCAGCAACGCCACCGAGGACCCGGTCCGGCTGGAGTTCGAGTCCGGCGCGGGCGCGTTCCAGGTGAACTGGCCGTTCGTCTACCCGGCACTGCAGGAGGCGAACCCGGAGCTGGCCAAGCAGGTCGGCTGGGCTCGGATGCCGGGCATCGACGAGAACACCCCGAGCAAGGTCACCATCGGAGGGGTGAACATGGCGGTCAGCTCCTACTCCAAGCACCCGGAGCTGTCCTTCGAGGCGGCCCGCTGCATCCGCAACGCCGAGCACCAGAAGTTCTCCGCGATCAACGACGGCGTGCCGCCCACGATCGAGGCGGTCTACGACGAGCCGGAGATGGTCGAGGCGTACCCGATGAAGGACACCATCCTGGAGGAGCTGAAGGAGCCGGCGACCCGCCCGCTGACCCCGGCTTACCAGAGCATCTCCACCGTGATGTCGGCGATCCTGTCGCCGCCGTCGGCGATCCGTCCGCAGAAGACCGCGGACGAGCTGCGCGGCGCCATCGCCGACGCTCTCCAGTCCAAGGGGGTCCTCCCGTGA
- a CDS encoding VOC family protein: MLARFKDLCLDAADPHTLGAFWGRMLDAEVVDLGDGDTRLDPRSARSNAESIWVNRVPEPRTGKTRVHLDLLLAGAEPAALLAAGARLLREPDGEVGWWVLADPEGNPFCAFPAREGARPGLFELVVDAADPAAQAAWWSGVVGGTVEYGSGNASVVGAAGFPWDHWVFNGVPEPKTVKNRLHWDVDLVDPEPMALIEAGATLLREPIDEAHWWWVLADPEGNEFCAFAPRPIG; encoded by the coding sequence GTGCTAGCCCGTTTCAAGGATCTCTGTCTGGACGCCGCCGACCCGCACACCCTGGGTGCCTTCTGGGGTCGGATGCTCGACGCCGAGGTCGTGGACCTCGGCGACGGCGACACTCGCCTGGACCCGCGCTCCGCGCGCTCGAACGCCGAGTCGATCTGGGTGAACCGCGTGCCGGAGCCGCGTACCGGCAAAACCCGCGTACACCTGGATCTGCTGTTGGCCGGCGCGGAGCCGGCGGCGCTGCTCGCGGCCGGCGCCCGGCTGCTTCGCGAACCGGACGGGGAGGTCGGCTGGTGGGTGCTGGCCGACCCGGAGGGCAACCCGTTCTGCGCCTTCCCGGCCCGGGAAGGCGCCCGACCGGGCCTCTTCGAGCTGGTCGTGGACGCGGCCGACCCGGCCGCCCAGGCTGCCTGGTGGAGCGGCGTGGTCGGCGGCACGGTCGAGTACGGGTCGGGTAACGCGTCGGTGGTCGGCGCGGCCGGGTTCCCCTGGGACCACTGGGTGTTCAACGGGGTGCCCGAGCCCAAAACCGTCAAGAACCGGCTGCACTGGGACGTCGACCTGGTCGACCCGGAACCCATGGCGCTGATCGAGGCGGGCGCGACGCTGCTGCGGGAGCCAATTGACGAGGCCCACTGGTGGTGGGTGCTGGCCGACCCGGAGGGCAACGAGTTCTGCGCCTTCGCACCGCGTCCCATCGGGTGA
- a CDS encoding L,D-transpeptidase family protein: protein MKRRSLLLGAAAGLAVPAVIAPAAPALGASRPPAPAWGTAPVPRSTRPTLPRRNLAARLTTLPPQTKQVLIVSSASYTTNYATLEAYVKIRGRWQPASASLPARIGSQGFSDNHVEGVPTTPTGVYSIGPTMYGIAANPGMRYPYHRLVSGDWWNENPSSSRYNTFQHSSTHPGGASEALWTEVPAYTHFAVITYNMAPNVPTPIPNAGSGIFLHQFSTSAGNATAGCVSLSHDNLVDVLNWLDPTASPRIVLSPYAQLGRY from the coding sequence ATGAAGCGCAGATCCCTCCTGCTCGGTGCCGCCGCAGGCCTCGCGGTGCCGGCCGTGATCGCCCCTGCGGCGCCCGCGCTCGGCGCGAGCCGGCCGCCGGCGCCGGCCTGGGGCACGGCGCCGGTTCCCCGATCCACCCGGCCGACGCTGCCGCGCCGCAACCTGGCCGCCCGGCTGACCACCCTGCCGCCGCAGACGAAGCAGGTGCTCATCGTCAGCTCCGCCAGCTACACCACCAACTACGCCACCCTTGAGGCGTACGTGAAGATCAGGGGTCGCTGGCAGCCCGCCTCGGCGTCGTTGCCCGCACGGATCGGCTCACAGGGCTTCAGCGACAACCACGTGGAGGGTGTGCCGACCACGCCCACCGGTGTCTATTCGATCGGCCCGACCATGTACGGCATCGCGGCGAACCCGGGCATGCGGTACCCGTACCACCGGCTGGTCAGCGGCGACTGGTGGAACGAGAACCCGTCGTCGTCGCGGTACAACACCTTCCAGCACAGCTCGACCCACCCGGGCGGGGCCAGCGAGGCGCTGTGGACGGAGGTGCCCGCGTACACGCACTTCGCGGTCATCACCTACAACATGGCGCCGAACGTGCCGACGCCGATCCCGAACGCGGGCAGCGGCATCTTCCTGCACCAGTTCAGCACCAGCGCCGGCAACGCCACCGCCGGTTGCGTGTCCCTCTCCCACGACAACCTGGTCGACGTGCTGAACTGGCTGGACCCGACGGCCTCGCCGCGCATCGTGCTCAGCCCGTACGCCCAGCTCGGCCGATACTGA
- a CDS encoding HAD family hydrolase, protein MTVDAMARRQAQVLVFDADDTLWENNVVFERVIDDFLAWLDHPTLDRAETRAILDDIERANAVAHGYGSKVFLRSLAECLERLRERPATDAERQEIDRLAVALVEHRVELMPGVADALDELAGRHELLLLTKGDQVEQQRKLDACGLLHHFRAAHIVAEKKVDTYRWLIREHGFDPAGAWMIGNSPKSDILPARAAGLNAVFIPNENTWVLEDDELDPTDAGVLRLAEFRDLLRHF, encoded by the coding sequence ATGACGGTGGACGCGATGGCCCGGCGGCAGGCGCAGGTGTTGGTCTTCGACGCGGACGACACCCTCTGGGAGAACAACGTCGTCTTCGAGCGGGTGATCGACGATTTCCTGGCCTGGCTCGACCATCCCACTCTGGACCGGGCCGAGACCCGGGCGATCCTCGACGACATCGAGCGGGCCAACGCGGTGGCGCACGGCTACGGCAGCAAGGTCTTCCTGCGCAGCCTCGCGGAGTGCCTGGAGCGGCTGCGCGAGCGGCCGGCCACCGACGCCGAGCGTCAGGAGATCGACCGGCTGGCGGTGGCCCTGGTCGAGCACCGGGTCGAGTTGATGCCCGGGGTGGCCGACGCGCTCGACGAGCTGGCCGGTCGGCACGAGCTGTTGCTGCTGACCAAGGGCGACCAGGTGGAACAGCAGCGCAAGCTGGACGCCTGCGGGCTGCTGCACCACTTCCGGGCCGCGCACATCGTCGCCGAGAAGAAGGTCGACACGTATCGGTGGCTGATCCGGGAGCACGGCTTCGACCCGGCCGGCGCGTGGATGATCGGCAATTCCCCGAAGTCGGACATCCTGCCGGCCCGAGCGGCCGGACTGAACGCGGTGTTCATTCCGAACGAGAACACCTGGGTGCTGGAGGACGACGAACTGGACCCGACCGACGCGGGCGTTCTGCGGCTGGCCGAGTTCCGCGATCTGCTGCGGCACTTCTGA
- a CDS encoding TetR/AcrR family transcriptional regulator, which translates to MSAPTEGATEEDRRDFIVTVARELAEAEGWTGVSTRRLAERAEVDVGDLYRHFADQEALLAAVAVCAFADLAADLAEAHAEATEGHAEATEGTERAWPAVVSAYLDFAYANPEVYDAMLALTPDLALGVDGVPAAPRAVFAELRAALAPLAEGRDPDTLAEVGWSLLHGVVMLTRGGRLRPEAQDEREAMIADRLLRWP; encoded by the coding sequence GTGTCCGCACCCACCGAAGGCGCCACCGAAGAGGACCGACGTGACTTCATCGTCACGGTCGCTCGGGAGTTGGCCGAGGCCGAAGGCTGGACGGGGGTGAGTACCCGGCGGCTGGCCGAGCGGGCCGAGGTCGACGTCGGCGATCTCTACCGGCACTTCGCCGATCAGGAGGCGTTGCTCGCCGCTGTCGCGGTGTGCGCCTTCGCCGACCTGGCCGCCGACCTGGCCGAGGCTCACGCGGAGGCCACCGAAGGTCACGCCGAGGCCACCGAAGGTACGGAACGGGCCTGGCCGGCGGTGGTGAGCGCATACCTCGACTTCGCGTACGCGAATCCGGAGGTCTACGACGCGATGCTCGCGCTGACCCCCGACCTTGCCCTCGGCGTGGATGGCGTGCCGGCCGCGCCCCGGGCCGTCTTCGCGGAGCTGCGGGCGGCCCTGGCCCCACTGGCCGAGGGGCGTGACCCGGACACCCTGGCCGAGGTGGGCTGGAGTCTGCTGCACGGCGTGGTGATGCTCACCAGAGGCGGCCGGCTGCGCCCCGAGGCGCAGGACGAACGGGAGGCGATGATCGCGGACCGGTTGCTGCGGTGGCCCTGA
- the rox gene encoding rifampin monooxygenase gives MFDVIVVGGGPTGMMLASELRLHGVHALVLERETEPARYVRALGLHARSVEVMDQRGLLERFLALGQQYPVGGFFAGIPKPSPARLDTAHPYVLGIPQTSTDRLLAEHAVKVGVEFRRGCELVGLSQDDHAVTAELADGTRLHSRYLVGCDGGRSTVRKLLGVGFPGEPSRVETLLGEMEVAAPAETVATVVAEVRKTQLRFGVGPVGDGAYRVVVPAEGVAEDRAVPPTIEEFRRQLRVYAGTDFGVHSPRWLSRFGDATRLAERYRVGRVLLAGDAAHIHPPMGGQGLNLGVQDAFNLGWKLAAEINGWAPEGLLDSYHTERHPVAADVLDNTRAQSELISTEPGPQAVRRLVSELMNFEDVNRYLTEKITAIAVRYDFGEGHELLGRRMRDIGLKRGRLYELMHDGRGLLLDQTGRLSVTGWADRVDHVVDVSEELDLPAVLLRPDGHVAWVGDDQQDLLSHLPRWFGAAAS, from the coding sequence ATGTTTGACGTGATCGTCGTCGGTGGTGGGCCGACCGGCATGATGTTGGCCAGCGAGTTGCGGCTGCACGGCGTGCACGCGCTCGTGCTGGAGCGGGAGACGGAGCCGGCCAGGTACGTTCGGGCGCTCGGTCTGCACGCGCGCAGTGTCGAGGTGATGGACCAGCGCGGTCTGCTGGAGCGGTTCCTCGCGCTCGGCCAGCAGTACCCGGTCGGTGGCTTCTTCGCCGGCATCCCCAAGCCGTCGCCGGCCCGGCTGGACACCGCACATCCGTACGTCCTCGGGATCCCGCAGACCAGCACCGACCGTCTGCTGGCCGAGCACGCCGTCAAGGTCGGCGTCGAGTTCCGCCGCGGCTGCGAACTGGTCGGGCTGAGCCAGGACGACCACGCGGTGACCGCCGAGTTGGCCGACGGCACGCGGCTGCACTCGCGTTACCTCGTCGGCTGCGACGGCGGCCGCAGCACGGTGCGCAAGCTGCTCGGCGTCGGCTTCCCCGGCGAGCCCAGCCGGGTCGAGACGCTGCTGGGCGAGATGGAGGTGGCCGCGCCGGCGGAGACGGTGGCCACCGTGGTCGCCGAGGTTCGCAAGACCCAACTCCGGTTCGGTGTCGGGCCCGTGGGGGACGGGGCGTACCGCGTCGTCGTGCCCGCAGAGGGGGTGGCCGAGGACCGCGCGGTCCCGCCGACCATCGAGGAGTTCAGGCGACAACTGCGGGTGTACGCGGGCACCGACTTCGGCGTGCACTCACCGCGCTGGCTGTCCCGCTTCGGTGACGCCACCCGGTTGGCCGAGCGCTACCGGGTCGGCCGGGTGCTGCTGGCCGGCGACGCGGCGCACATCCACCCACCGATGGGCGGGCAGGGTCTCAACCTCGGCGTCCAGGACGCGTTCAACCTCGGCTGGAAACTGGCCGCCGAGATCAACGGCTGGGCACCGGAGGGGCTGCTGGACAGCTACCACACCGAACGGCACCCGGTGGCCGCCGACGTACTGGACAACACCCGCGCACAGAGCGAGCTGATATCCACCGAGCCGGGCCCCCAGGCGGTCCGTCGGCTGGTGTCGGAACTGATGAACTTCGAGGACGTGAACCGGTACCTCACCGAGAAAATCACCGCCATCGCAGTCCGCTACGACTTCGGCGAGGGACATGAACTGCTCGGCCGGCGGATGCGCGACATCGGGCTGAAGCGGGGGCGCCTCTACGAGCTGATGCACGACGGCCGCGGACTGCTGCTCGACCAGACCGGCCGGCTCTCGGTGACGGGCTGGGCCGACCGGGTCGACCACGTCGTCGACGTCAGCGAGGAACTGGACCTGCCCGCCGTGCTGCTGCGGCCGGACGGCCACGTGGCGTGGGTCGGTGACGATCAGCAGGACCTGCTCAGCCACCTACCCAGGTGGTTCGGCGCCGCCGCCAGCTGA